Proteins encoded together in one Vitis vinifera cultivar Pinot Noir 40024 chromosome 4, ASM3070453v1 window:
- the LOC100247345 gene encoding auxin-responsive protein IAA2 produces MEESPQWLNMIPKDREWHARESKRRHGVSEDKKLELRLGPPGEDRSLLSLSYLPSMASITHLHTNSHGAKRGFQDTLEAKPWPRVSLSSSSSAFEKQNHQPKSSYLQYPVVPQTLGAIVDESSKPRPTSMADQAQQYKDKMACSVAADASVSANTAVPNSSQKRIEHAPVVGWPPIRSFRKNLVNSSSSKPESESPNKIPEETGYGKSESSKTGLFVKINMDGVPIGRKVDLKACDSYEKLSYAVDDLFRGLLSAQNESSAGTGNENKMEEAKTMAGLFDGSGEYTLVYEDNEGDRMLVGDVPWHMFVSTVRRLRVLKSSELAILCVSSSKQEKPPPGSAVEFGK; encoded by the exons atggagGAGTCTCCTCAGTGGCTTAATATGATTCCAAAGGATAGAGAATGGCATGCAAGAGAAAGTAAAAGAAGGCATGGTGTTTCAGAGGACAAGAAGCTGGAGCTGAGGCTTGGCCCTCCAGGAGAAGACCGgtctcttctctctctcagcTATTTGCCATCCATGGCTTCCATAacccacctccataccaactcTCATGGAGCCAAAAGAGGATTTCAGGACACACTTGAAGCAAAACCATGGCCTCGTGTCTCTTTGTCCTCATCTTCTTCCGCTTTTGAGAAGCAGAATCACCAGCCAAAGTCCTCATACCTTCAGTACCCCGTGGTACCCCAGACCTTGGGTGCCATAGTCGATGAATCCTCAAAGCCACGCCCCACAAGTATGGCAGATCAGGCGCAGCAGTATAAGGATAAGATGGCATGTTCAGTTGCTGCTGATGCCTCAGTTTCTGCAAATACAGCTGTGCCCAACTCCTCCCAGAAAAG AATTGAACATGCTCCAGTGGTTGGGTGGCCTCCAATCCGTTCATTCAGGAAGAATCTTGTGAATAGCAGCTCCTCAAAGCCTGAATCAGAGTCACCAAACAAAATTCCTGAGGAGACCGGCTATGGAAAATCTGAAAGTTCCAAAACTGGATTGTTTGTAAAGATTAACATGGATGGTGTCCCAATTGGAAGAAAAGTGGATCTCAAAGCCTGTGACAGCTATGAAAAACTCTCATATGCTGTAGATGATCTCTTCAGAGGTCTTCTTTCAG CTCAAAATGAATCATCTGCTGGCACTGGAAATGAAAACAAGATGGAGGAAGCAAAAACCATGGCAGGATTATTCGATGGAAGTGGTGAATATACTCTAGTTTATGAGGATAATGAAGGAGACAGAATGCTTGTTGGAGATGTCCCATGGCA CATGTTTGTATCTACAGTGAGGAGATTGCGCGTGTTGAAGAGCTCTGAACTTGCCATCCTCTGTG TGAGTAGCAGCAAGCAAGAGAAGCCACCCCCTGGTTCTGCAGTTGAATttggaaaatga
- the LOC100252462 gene encoding histidine-containing phosphotransfer protein 4, with the protein MERNPLQRQVAYMRRSLFDQGYLDEQFVQLEDLQDDANPNFVEEIVTLFYTDSARLIHNIEQALESRPLDFIRLDDYMHQFKGSSSSIGAKKVKNECTQFREHCSARSAEGCVRTFQQVKQEHTILRRKLETYFQLARQAGLAN; encoded by the exons ATGGAGAGAAACCCATTGCAACGCCAAGTTGCCTACATGAGGAGGTCCCTCTTTGATCAG GGGTACCTTGACGAGCAGTTTGTTCAGCTAGAGGACCTTCAGGATGACGCTAACCCTAATTTTGTGGAGGAAATTGTGACGTTGTTTTATACTGATTCTGCCAGACTCATTCATAACATCGAACAGGCACT GGAGAGCAGACCTCTCGATTTCATCAGGCTAGATGATTACATGCACCAATTCAAGGGTAGTAGCTCAAG CATTGGAGCAAAAAAGGTGAAGAATGAATGCACACAGTTCAGGGAGCATTGCAGTGCAAGGAGTGCAGAAGG GTGTGTTAGGACTTTCCAACAAGTGAAGCAAGAGCATACAATCCTGAGGAGGAAACTTGAAACTTATTTCCag TTGGCAAGACAAGCTGGACTAGCAAACTAA